The Sorangiineae bacterium MSr11367 genome window below encodes:
- a CDS encoding LacI family DNA-binding transcriptional regulator, producing the protein MDKKRISDKRPTLRDVAAALGVTTTTVSNAYNRPDQLSASLRESVLAAAAKLGYAGPDPAARSLRRGRSVAVGVVYADPLSYAFADPAFVLFLEGLASAVEELGVSLTLMPGTPRDDPTTSPVMTAIVDAFVVYSMADDDPLFGAAKDRRLPMIRVDAPVLDGRLLVSIDDRGGAEAAAAHVLGLGHESIGVISCELTSQVRPGPVSAAVQAEATHHISRARLAGYAAACGARWSEVPVFETARNSEAGGAEAARWLLDRKPRPTAILAMSDRLAAGAMEVARERGLRIPGDLSIAGFDDVPLASASNPGLTSVRQPHAEKGRSAGQLVMAVLAGRRIKQPAPLPTELVVRGSTARPRKAR; encoded by the coding sequence ATGGACAAGAAACGCATTTCCGACAAGCGCCCCACCCTGAGGGACGTGGCCGCGGCACTGGGGGTGACCACCACCACGGTGTCCAACGCCTACAACCGGCCCGACCAGCTCTCGGCCTCGTTGCGGGAAAGCGTTCTCGCCGCCGCGGCGAAACTGGGCTACGCCGGGCCCGATCCCGCCGCCCGCAGTTTGCGGCGCGGGCGGAGTGTGGCCGTCGGCGTGGTGTACGCCGATCCCTTGTCGTACGCCTTCGCCGATCCGGCGTTCGTGCTGTTCTTGGAGGGGCTCGCCAGCGCGGTGGAGGAACTGGGCGTGAGCCTCACGTTGATGCCCGGCACCCCGCGCGACGATCCGACCACGTCGCCGGTGATGACCGCCATCGTCGATGCCTTCGTGGTCTACTCGATGGCCGACGACGATCCGCTCTTCGGCGCCGCGAAGGACCGACGTTTGCCCATGATTCGCGTGGACGCGCCCGTGCTGGACGGCCGCTTGCTCGTGTCCATCGACGATCGCGGGGGCGCCGAGGCAGCGGCCGCGCACGTGCTCGGCCTCGGGCACGAGTCCATCGGTGTGATCAGCTGCGAGTTGACCTCCCAGGTTCGTCCAGGCCCGGTCTCGGCCGCCGTGCAAGCGGAGGCCACGCACCATATTTCACGCGCGCGCCTCGCGGGCTACGCGGCCGCGTGCGGTGCACGCTGGTCCGAAGTGCCGGTGTTCGAGACCGCCCGCAACTCGGAGGCCGGCGGTGCCGAGGCCGCGCGATGGCTGCTCGATCGAAAGCCGCGCCCCACGGCCATTCTCGCCATGAGTGACCGCCTCGCCGCGGGCGCCATGGAGGTCGCCCGCGAGCGCGGCCTTCGCATTCCCGGGGATCTATCCATCGCGGGCTTCGACGACGTGCCGCTCGCATCGGCGTCCAATCCGGGGCTGACGAGCGTGCGCCAGCCTCACGCGGAGAAGGGGCGCTCGGCGGGGCAGCTCGTGATGGCGGTGCTGGCGGGGCGGCGTATCAAGCAGCCCGCGCCGCTGCCGACAGAGCTCGTGGTCCGCGGCAGCACGGCGCGGCCCCGCAAGGCGCGGTAG
- a CDS encoding amino acid-binding protein, which produces MRDLAIRLPNRIDALALFGETLGRAGVSVEGGGMFTVDGQRIAHFLVEDGTAARAALEAAGIEVTWDREVLVQRLAQDVPGQLGAITRRMADAGVTIEILYSDHANQLILVVDDMERGRQVSEAWMRERAPAASR; this is translated from the coding sequence TCGCCATTCGCCTTCCGAACCGCATCGATGCCCTGGCCCTCTTCGGAGAGACCCTTGGTCGCGCCGGGGTGAGCGTCGAGGGCGGTGGCATGTTCACCGTGGATGGACAGCGAATCGCCCACTTCCTCGTCGAGGACGGAACGGCAGCGCGGGCGGCGTTGGAAGCGGCGGGGATCGAGGTGACGTGGGATCGCGAGGTCCTCGTCCAACGCCTCGCCCAAGACGTCCCCGGCCAACTCGGTGCCATCACCCGCCGTATGGCCGACGCCGGTGTGACCATCGAGATCCTCTACAGCGATCACGCGAATCAACTGATCCTCGTGGTCGACGACATGGAACGCGGACGCCAGGTGTCGGAGGCGTGGATGCGCGAGCGCGCACCTGCCGCATCCCGATGA